One Lentisphaerota bacterium genomic region harbors:
- a CDS encoding Fic family protein produces MKLTNFFTESPQWHERIGGIHALLERVKMSEEQSGDVLRLRKLNRILSIHASTAIEGNRLTVEQVTDVINGKPVWGPAKDITEVQNAWQAYDEMGGYSPWLVQDLLRAHASMTQTLVGESGQFRSVGVAVVRGDGVIMHRGAPPKKVPVLVEQLLRWGETSEAHPLIKSSAVHYMIEHIHPFRDGNGRIGRLWQTVILSKWNPLFAWMPIETLVHYNQALYYKALQESHRDGVDCRPFIDFMLDAIENSLYKYVDLATETQKTKDSMLKNATGVPINVPINVPINPLAEKVCILLRANPKATIEKLALTLGVTDRTIKRALKSLQEAGIIRRVGARKTGHWEMIRSL; encoded by the coding sequence ATGAAACTCACGAACTTCTTCACGGAATCGCCCCAGTGGCACGAGAGAATCGGCGGCATCCATGCCTTGCTTGAGCGGGTCAAGATGAGCGAGGAGCAATCCGGCGATGTGCTCCGTTTGCGAAAACTCAACCGGATCCTGTCGATTCACGCCTCAACCGCCATTGAGGGCAACAGGCTCACGGTCGAGCAGGTGACGGACGTGATCAACGGCAAACCGGTCTGGGGACCGGCAAAGGACATCACGGAGGTCCAGAATGCGTGGCAGGCTTACGATGAGATGGGCGGCTATTCTCCATGGCTTGTCCAAGACCTGCTGAGGGCGCACGCCTCCATGACTCAAACGCTGGTCGGCGAGTCCGGGCAATTCCGTTCCGTCGGCGTCGCTGTCGTTCGGGGTGACGGCGTTATCATGCACCGGGGCGCGCCGCCGAAAAAAGTGCCCGTTCTCGTCGAACAGCTTTTGCGATGGGGGGAGACCTCCGAGGCGCACCCGCTCATCAAAAGCTCCGCCGTCCATTACATGATCGAGCACATACACCCTTTCCGCGACGGCAACGGTAGAATCGGACGCCTCTGGCAAACGGTTATTCTCTCAAAATGGAATCCGCTTTTCGCCTGGATGCCCATCGAAACCCTTGTCCATTACAATCAGGCACTCTACTACAAAGCCCTTCAGGAGTCCCATCGCGACGGTGTGGACTGCCGCCCGTTCATCGATTTCATGCTCGATGCCATTGAGAACTCGCTCTACAAGTATGTTGACCTCGCCACCGAGACGCAGAAAACAAAAGACTCGATGCTGAAAAACGCCACTGGTGTCCCAATAAATGTCCCAATAAATGTCCCGATAAACCCACTGGCAGAGAAGGTCTGTATATTATTGCGGGCCAACCCGAAAGCTACCATCGAGAAACTCGCGCTCACGCTGGGTGTGACAGACCGGACAATCAAACGTGCTCTTAAATCTCTCCAGGAGGCCGGTATCATCAGGCGCGTCGGTGCACGAAAAACGGGCCACTGGGAAATGATACGCAGCCTGTAG